The Pochonia chlamydosporia 170 chromosome 3, whole genome shotgun sequence genome contains the following window.
CTAGTGTGATTCCGCCCTTGGGATCCCCTGGTTTCTGTGTATCCACGCCTACGACACCTGCTTCACCACCCACCGCCAAGTTTAGCTTTGCTACAGGTCCTGTCACCGCCTTGAAACAGCTTGTACGGACAGCATCGCGACATGGCGCTGAATCCATCCGATCCATCGATTCCAGAAGCACAGTCTCGTCACCGAGTTCAAATCTAGAGTCTCCCGGGTTAAGGCTGCGGTGGCCATTATCCCCTGCTACACCGTTGTCTCCGCCTCCCATGACGCCGTGTACGCCTTCATCCGTTGCTACTGATTATATCGGCTCTACGGCTCCTGGTATTTCGGGCGTGCGGCTCATTCACGCCCCGGATATATCTGCCAAGGAGCAGAGAATACAACGGGCTGTGTTTACTAAGACGTCACAAAAGTTTGACCTGGGGTAAGAAACACTACCATGATTAATACCACTGAACATATAAAATACATAAACACAAATACTCACAATGTTCTAGGCCCTCACTCTCTCCGGCTGTCACTCCCTCTACAGCAGGCCTAACAACtcaactcatcaccaactccctCATCCAAAACGAAGtcctcttctcctccgaCGGTCTCACCCTCCTGTCCCTCGACCGGCTGTATAGCCTCAAGAGCGCACTATCCAGCTACTCCAAGACGAAATCCCACCTCCGTCTGGAAGACGCCGTCGACGAACTCCGTCGGTACAtcctcgccaacaacggcgcCAAAGTAACCAAATCCGATCTACTACGCTCCTACGACTGGCTGAGCGTCAGCTCAAGCGCCGTGTCAGACCTCGATAGAATGTATAGACGCGCGTACGGGGGCCCAGCCGAAATGGGCGCCATATCAGGCGTGTCTGCCATACCTAGATTCATGCCCGAGCCGGCGATTCGATCTGACGACGATGACTTCGACTATGACGATGATCCTGACTTGAGTCCTACGCAGATTGGACTGGCGGTAACGACGTTCGAGGTGCGGAAAGCGTCGCCAAAGGGGCCGGTGTTGAAGATTCAGACGAATTTCGAGGCTGGGCTGCGGAGTAAATGGGATTATACTGATGATGGGGAGAATGAGCCTGGGGAGAGGGACGGAGATGAGGATAGTGATCGGACGGCGAGGCCGTTGGAAAGATTGCCTGTTGGATTTACGCCGTGGAGTGCAAGTATAGATTATGTGCTTAGTGCGGGCGTGGTGAGTCCTGATAGGGGTTCGATGCGGCAAGGACCAATGACGCCGAATGGGTATGATGATATATCGCCTATTACGAGGGGAGAATGGGGGTTTCTGATGGTAGATGATGCGTTTCAGGGGGGACGCACAGTGGCGGTTGAGACGTGTTGATGGCGGTTTGTTGTTAGCATTTTCAGGAGTCGGTAGATTTTGCATTGATGAGCGACACAGCTAGTGTAAAAGGCACACCTCAAAACATATTGTACAATTTATGGGTATCATTCTAGCTCTACCATCCGTACTTGCTGCTCGCAGCCCTCTTGTTGCTCTTTGCCGTCGCAAAACTATCCTCCAGCGCGTCTCGTTGGTTCTGCACATTCTGCACCAGCTGCTTGAGGCTGTGTTTGCCGCCGCCTTGAATGGACCGGACTGCCTTGTGGACCTGCTGGTCTCCGGCTGCGCGGACACTCTCGTTGTGTTGGTACtctttgtccatgttgaagttgacgacTTTCTTGGCGGCAAAGTTGCCTCCGTCCCGGCCAAAGAGCTCTCGTCGTGCTGCTGCGGAGAGATTTAAATCACTGGCGATGGTGTCGAGAGATTCGGGGTTGTTGGCGGAGTTGCCGGTGGTGTGGGTTTGATACTGTGCGTAGTCGGTGTATGTGTTTGAGTTGATGTCCGGTTGGTATGCGGACTCGAAGAGGGGTTCGTATGTCCctgtggatgaggagggtgtGGGATCTgacccttcttcttcggtgtgcatggagaagagggatactttcttctttggcggtTCTGCTGCAGGGACTGGGGGTGTTCCGTTTGCTGGTGTTTGGGCTGGcgctggagatgttgtgcttggtgTTGTAGAGCTTggcttattcttcttctttttgttgttgaatcCCACCGATAATGGTCTAAACATGAGAGGTTTCCCAACTAGCTTCACCTCGTCGGCTGGTTTTTGTCCTTCGGGTATTGACGGCGCAGCTTCCTGTTTCTTCGGTGGTGGTAGATTCATGCCCCCGGACGGTATTGAGGATTCACCACTTTCTGCGTCTGCCATGTCATCGTCGGCGTCGCGACTGAATCCCGGCGCTGCACTCGTCTTCAAGTTGATGCCCGGCCGTGATGGCGCACTACCAGACGATTTTGTAATGGGCTTCCCTGCattctttggcggcggtAGAAATGAGTTTAGTCCTGAAAAGAGTCCTCCGCCCGTAGTGCGCGCTCGTTTCGCGGGTGGTTCGTCGGGCTTGCTGGAACTGGTTGCTTGTGGCAAGTTGACGACGATTTTGCCTGGGTTGGATCGGTCGACGACTTTTTGGAacggcttcttggttgtAGTCTGTGATGGTTTTGGCGCGGGTCTGATGGGGGCTTCTGACTCGGAGCCTGAGTCGGACTCGGAGTAATCGACGAGGCCCATGGTGCGGCGGTGCAAAggggtggtggttggggaGGATGTTTGAAGATGAATTCGAGTCTGATGTCGTATGTCGTGTGTTAAATGTCAGTcgttggatggatggagatgagatgcCTGCCGTTAGCTACATCTGTGGTGGGGCaagacaaccagacttgTCCCTTGTCCTTGTTCATTGTCCGGACCTTGATGAGCGCCAGCACCCCACGTTTGTTCCTTGCAACTCAACTAGCTCTCGCtctttcaacttcaaccctTTGTCCGAATCTCACAAATTGGCCGGCGTCTTTCATCGTCAGGAGCTACTTGGGACAAAGCAAGAAGACAGGCATGTAGTGTCACCGCATATTCGTGACTCTTGCGACGCCACAATGTCTGTTATTCAACTTGAAGAGTAAGGCGACCTCAACAAACCCGTCGTACTCGATCCAAGCTAACAGTACCGCAGACTCGTGTCCTACCAACTGCGAACGAGCTACCTGGATGAAATAGCCGACGGTGTTGGCGAGCGATTACTTACCGTCAATGACAACTTTTTAAATTCCGCCGCATTCAAAGCCGCAGGATGGCGCCCCAACTCTTCCCACATCAAGCGGACACACTCCCCTCCAATCCCCACGGCCATTGCCTCCGAGTACTTCCAAGCACCGCGACAACAAGGGCTCACActtgaagacggcgaggatgacGGCGGTATGCTTACGGGCGGAGGAGCCGACACCATGGGCCCCGGGATGGCTACTAAGAGGCGCAGGCGCCGGGAGCAGATGGAGGAGGACGACAGTAGCGATTTGACCGACGAGAGTGACGAAGAGCACGACCAACGAGCCGCACAGCAAATCAAGTTTTCCAAGATGCCAGTGAGACAACGAGCAGGATCTTCGCCATCACAGGTGTCTCCGGTAAAACTCCAGACATCACCCCGAGTGCCTAGACGCGGCTCCCAGTCGGCTTTGGAGACGGTGCGAGAGAGGCCGCGTAGGGACACGGTCACCAGCAGCGAGATATCGTCCGAGAACGAGTTTGACGTGCCCGCAGCTCAGAGACATCGAGAAGCAGCGCGTGCTGCGGCAAGGGCTATGCGGCTACAGGACAAAATTAACGAGGAGCCCATACCAGGCGGACTTCAAAGGGCTGACACGCAGCTTCTCcctgaagaggaggatgatgattcAGACGAAGGCTCTGACATTTCTGCCGACTACGTTGGGAGTATGGACTCTGCCTCGATCCTGGACGGCGTGGAGAACCCCATCAATCCTTCACCGACACAGCAGGTTGTAGGGACGCCGCCAAGAAACTTTCCACGGCAGTCCATGATTCGGAAATCACAATTGCCTGTCAAGCCTGTTGTTTTGGAAGCCCTTCCTCCGCCTCGCCCCATGAGCATGATTCGTCCTGCCAGCGTCGTTCAACCTACGAGCTTACTATCAGCGGCACTGAAAGCCAAGGAGCACAAGTCGTCAGTTCCGTTTCAAAAGTTTGCACACTACAGCGGTCAAGGGACGCAAGGGTCTATTGCCGTGCGAATATATGCCCCGTTTTGTAAGACGGCGAGCCAACCCTTTGAGGTGCTCATCCGCCCTAGAGTTCACGACGGCCAAGGGGCCGAACGGGTGGTTTCAGTAACAGACTTGATTGGGCTAAGTCTCTACCGGTATAAcgaagagaaaagagagccTCAGATCCCGCCCCGAAAATTcagcgtcaactggtggacgttgagaatggtggaggatggcgaagtcgacgacgactttCCACCATTTGAAAGAACAAAGCCGTTGACGTCCTTTACGACAGTCAACAATGCGAGCGCAAGAGGTGGAGGCAGAATGCGGTCCAACTCGACAGCCTACGATGAGTTCGCCTTGGTGCCCGCTTCGGAGGATGAGTACGAAGAAAACAAGCGCCTGACGCCGCAGCAAGATGACAACGAGGCAGAGCAGGGCCAACAAGCAGCACCGCCCCTGAGCCGCGCCAAGAGCCACGACGATGACCCAACTCCCAAAAACACGCCTGCTCCGCCGCGCAATCCGTTGACGGAGACAAGCCGGCCGAGACAGAACCCCATTGTCACGACGACATATCGGCCAAATACACCCCTGGCGGATACACCGCAGGTCCCTGTTACGGTTCCCAACA
Protein-coding sequences here:
- a CDS encoding stress activated map kinase interacting (similar to Metarhizium robertsii ARSEF 23 XP_007819743.1) — protein: MGLVDYSESDSGSESEAPIRPAPKPSQTTTKKPFQKVVDRSNPGKIVVNLPQATSSSKPDEPPAKRARTTGGGLFSGLNSFLPPPKNAGKPITKSSGSAPSRPGINLKTSAAPGFSRDADDDMADAESGESSIPSGGMNLPPPKKQEAAPSIPEGQKPADEVKLVGKPLMFRPLSVGFNNKKKKNKPSSTTPSTTSPAPAQTPANGTPPVPAAEPPKKKVSLFSMHTEEEGSDPTPSSSTGTYEPLFESAYQPDINSNTYTDYAQYQTHTTGNSANNPESLDTIASDLNLSAAARRELFGRDGGNFAAKKVVNFNMDKEYQHNESVRAAGDQQVHKAVRSIQGGGKHSLKQLVQNVQNQRDALEDSFATAKSNKRAASSKYGW
- a CDS encoding stress activated MAP kinase interacting protein Sin1 (similar to Pyrenophora tritici-repentis Pt-1C-BFP XP_001939957.1); the protein is MSVIQLEELVSYQLRTSYLDEIADGVGERLLTVNDNFLNSAAFKAAGWRPNSSHIKRTHSPPIPTAIASEYFQAPRQQGLTLEDGEDDGGMLTGGGADTMGPGMATKRRRRREQMEEDDSSDLTDESDEEHDQRAAQQIKFSKMPVRQRAGSSPSQVSPVKLQTSPRVPRRGSQSALETVRERPRRDTVTSSEISSENEFDVPAAQRHREAARAAARAMRLQDKINEEPIPGGLQRADTQLLPEEEDDDSDEGSDISADYVGSMDSASILDGVENPINPSPTQQVVGTPPRNFPRQSMIRKSQLPVKPVVLEALPPPRPMSMIRPASVVQPTSLLSAALKAKEHKSSVPFQKFAHYSGQGTQGSIAVRIYAPFCKTASQPFEVLIRPRVHDGQGAERVVSVTDLIGLSLYRYNEEKREPQIPPRKFSVNWWTLRMVEDGEVDDDFPPFERTKPLTSFTTVNNASARGGGRMRSNSTAYDEFALVPASEDEYEENKRLTPQQDDNEAEQGQQAAPPLSRAKSHDDDPTPKNTPAPPRNPLTETSRPRQNPIVTTTYRPNTPLADTPQVPVTVPNTTRGQQKLLRVHIMSSDVAPGQMVTVDVTTDTYLAEVLDIVCRKRQLDKANHVLKLPRSGAVVMIDRPVSSIGNVSDLELYRRRFATDGPLSMTGSPSSSSPKTMGLPSSQGVSQRRENKREKMLGPHPLAQEALKQDEFGNANYKKYTVWRKQPMRLVGMSERILVIDGEYIHIVPASGGKAVHDGGGKTTTVHFSNVVGCKVPRKHPTNVKLVIYKATESKRYDFEARGADEAAEIVAALKKGISPYREV